In one Carettochelys insculpta isolate YL-2023 chromosome 6, ASM3395843v1, whole genome shotgun sequence genomic region, the following are encoded:
- the SAXO4 gene encoding stabilizer of axonemal microtubules 4 isoform X2 yields the protein MGRFPLGGVSPYVRTSSGGSMDPLKFYATSYSTAYGQERFHPSVGHHSGAGYKSNYRPVVSYKASLDQVDNPAMGQLLQDNYDTVTTKHFRPLQLPDGKYPLPWSVYQPGSGFVRDKPISCPTTKTVKKVHFDTREQGPGAITGLEPRHLPVLHKPQGKGSVDGENARHGPLYMSTEYNSKFRFNIPGQPDFLQRKTIGAKEETGFTEGTQQNPIVALPSPPGELSQPGLSITKTDYVPSALPHGDEFLPVLAKGSERETGFSRDKNCRLGAMGPQCAAPQPGADGSGPLSHAQFRGLQRAPQTHTNLLGREYVGKQELSGFSINNQKYVSPPYNPDMPSKYLSSYNAKFYDNTLKGVEREGWTRGGIQPQQPGGFATNNHVTELGSHPNATETLRQVHPHVGRTITTVDPFYRDTPHSSRFSALYQTAGPE from the exons ATGGGGCGTTTCCCACTAGGTGGCGTCTCACCCTATGTGAGGACGAGCTCTGGTGGGAGCATGGACCCTCTGAAGTTCTACGCCACCAGCTACAGCACAGCTTACG ggcaggagaggttcCATCCTTCCGTCGGCCACCACTCTGGAGCCGGGTACAAATCCAATTACCGGCCTGTCGTCTCTTACAAAGCCAGCCTGGATCAAGTGGACAATCCAGCGATGGG gcagctcctcCAAGATAACTACGATACAGTGACCACCAAGCACTTCcggcccctccagctgcctgaTGGCAAATACCCCCTGCCCTGGAGCGTCTACCAGCCCGGGAGTGGGTTTGTTCGAGATAAGCCCATTTCCTGCCCCACCACCAAAACT GTTAAGAAAGTCCACTTTGATACGCGGGAGCAGGGACCGGGAGCcatcacagggctggagcccagacaccTCCCCGTCCTACACAAGCCCCAGGGGAAAGGCTCTGTCGATGGGGAGAACGCCAGACAC GGTCCCCTCTACATGTCCACAGAGTATAACTCCAAGTTCCGCTTCAACATTCCAGGACAGCCAG ATTTCCTTCAGAGGAAGACCATTGGAGCGAAGGAGGAGACGGGGTTCACCGAGGGCACCCAGCAGAACCCCATTgtagccctgccctctcccccaggagAGCTG AGCCAGCCCGGCCTCAGCATCACCAAGACGGACTATGTGCCCAGCGCTCTCCCCCAT GGTGATGAGTTCCTGCCTGTGCTGGCGAAGGGCTCCGAGCGCGAGACGGGGTTCAGCCGGGACAAGAACTGCCGCCTCGGCGCCATG ggccctcagtgtgcagcaccccagcctggggctgatgGCTCAGGGCCCCTGAGCCACGCTCAGTTCCGAGGGCTCCAGAGGGCCCCGCAGACCCACACCAATCTGCTGGGCCGGGAGTACGTGGGGAAGCAG GAACTCTCTGGATTCAGCATCAACAATCAGAAGTACGTGTCGCCCCCCTACAACCCGGACATGCCCAGCAAGTACCTGAGCAGCTACAACGCCAA GTTTTATGACAACACCCTCAAGGGGGTAGAGCGCGAAGGATGGACCCGTGGGGgaatccagccccagcagccaggcggctTCGCCACCAACAACCACGTCACTGAACTGGGCAGCCACCCCAATGCCACGGAGACCCTACGACAGGTCCATCCCCACGTCGGCAG gacgATCACCACGGTGGACCCCTTCTATCGGGACACCCCTCACAGCAGCCGCTTCTCTGCTCTCTACCAAACTGCTGGACCTGAGTAG
- the SAXO4 gene encoding stabilizer of axonemal microtubules 4 isoform X1 has product MGRFPLGGVSPYVRTSSGGSMDPLKFYATSYSTAYGQERFHPSVGHHSGAGYKSNYRPVVSYKASLDQVDNPAMGQLLQDNYDTVTTKHFRPLQLPDGKYPLPWSVYQPGSGFVRDKPISCPTTKTVKKVHFDTREQGPGAITGLEPRHLPVLHKPQGKGSVDGENARHGPLYMSTEYNSKFRFNIPGQPDFLQRKTIGAKEETGFTEGTQQNPIVALPSPPGELQSQPGLSITKTDYVPSALPHGDEFLPVLAKGSERETGFSRDKNCRLGAMGPQCAAPQPGADGSGPLSHAQFRGLQRAPQTHTNLLGREYVGKQELSGFSINNQKYVSPPYNPDMPSKYLSSYNAKFYDNTLKGVEREGWTRGGIQPQQPGGFATNNHVTELGSHPNATETLRQVHPHVGRTITTVDPFYRDTPHSSRFSALYQTAGPE; this is encoded by the exons ATGGGGCGTTTCCCACTAGGTGGCGTCTCACCCTATGTGAGGACGAGCTCTGGTGGGAGCATGGACCCTCTGAAGTTCTACGCCACCAGCTACAGCACAGCTTACG ggcaggagaggttcCATCCTTCCGTCGGCCACCACTCTGGAGCCGGGTACAAATCCAATTACCGGCCTGTCGTCTCTTACAAAGCCAGCCTGGATCAAGTGGACAATCCAGCGATGGG gcagctcctcCAAGATAACTACGATACAGTGACCACCAAGCACTTCcggcccctccagctgcctgaTGGCAAATACCCCCTGCCCTGGAGCGTCTACCAGCCCGGGAGTGGGTTTGTTCGAGATAAGCCCATTTCCTGCCCCACCACCAAAACT GTTAAGAAAGTCCACTTTGATACGCGGGAGCAGGGACCGGGAGCcatcacagggctggagcccagacaccTCCCCGTCCTACACAAGCCCCAGGGGAAAGGCTCTGTCGATGGGGAGAACGCCAGACAC GGTCCCCTCTACATGTCCACAGAGTATAACTCCAAGTTCCGCTTCAACATTCCAGGACAGCCAG ATTTCCTTCAGAGGAAGACCATTGGAGCGAAGGAGGAGACGGGGTTCACCGAGGGCACCCAGCAGAACCCCATTgtagccctgccctctcccccaggagAGCTG CAGAGCCAGCCCGGCCTCAGCATCACCAAGACGGACTATGTGCCCAGCGCTCTCCCCCAT GGTGATGAGTTCCTGCCTGTGCTGGCGAAGGGCTCCGAGCGCGAGACGGGGTTCAGCCGGGACAAGAACTGCCGCCTCGGCGCCATG ggccctcagtgtgcagcaccccagcctggggctgatgGCTCAGGGCCCCTGAGCCACGCTCAGTTCCGAGGGCTCCAGAGGGCCCCGCAGACCCACACCAATCTGCTGGGCCGGGAGTACGTGGGGAAGCAG GAACTCTCTGGATTCAGCATCAACAATCAGAAGTACGTGTCGCCCCCCTACAACCCGGACATGCCCAGCAAGTACCTGAGCAGCTACAACGCCAA GTTTTATGACAACACCCTCAAGGGGGTAGAGCGCGAAGGATGGACCCGTGGGGgaatccagccccagcagccaggcggctTCGCCACCAACAACCACGTCACTGAACTGGGCAGCCACCCCAATGCCACGGAGACCCTACGACAGGTCCATCCCCACGTCGGCAG gacgATCACCACGGTGGACCCCTTCTATCGGGACACCCCTCACAGCAGCCGCTTCTCTGCTCTCTACCAAACTGCTGGACCTGAGTAG